A stretch of Acidobacteriota bacterium DNA encodes these proteins:
- a CDS encoding NADH-quinone oxidoreductase subunit C, whose amino-acid sequence MRFDYEKELQTLFPAGEARKTAERRYWVNVPPGELHDAVRTLRDKLGIVHLSTIVGEDLRDAFLNSYIFSGEVVVTVCVRIDRDKPQVPSLAPIVDGAMVYEREIHDLLGIVPVGHPDLRRQILPEDWPEGVYPLRKDYVVAQGPTETEKKEEA is encoded by the coding sequence ATGAGATTCGATTATGAAAAGGAGCTGCAGACGCTCTTTCCCGCAGGTGAGGCACGCAAGACCGCCGAGCGGCGGTACTGGGTTAATGTGCCCCCGGGAGAGCTGCACGATGCCGTCCGTACGTTGCGCGACAAGCTGGGCATCGTGCATCTGTCCACCATCGTGGGTGAGGATCTGCGCGACGCGTTCCTAAACAGCTATATTTTTTCCGGCGAAGTGGTGGTGACCGTATGTGTGCGCATTGACCGGGACAAGCCGCAAGTTCCCTCGCTGGCACCCATTGTCGACGGCGCCATGGTCTACGAGCGGGAAATCCATGACCTGCTGGGGATCGTTCCCGTAGGGCACCCCGACCTCCGCCGGCAGATCCTGCCGGAGGACTGGCCGGAGGGCGTGTACCCGCTGCGCAAGGATTACGTCGTCGCCCAGGGACCGACCGAGACCGAAAAGAAGGAGGAGGCTTAA
- a CDS encoding NADH-quinone oxidoreductase subunit B, whose product DPKFVVAVGACACSGGAFRGCYNVMGGIDSVVPVAAYVPGCPVKPEALIDGVAKLLGELNKESA is encoded by the coding sequence GATCCCAAGTTTGTCGTCGCGGTGGGTGCTTGCGCATGCAGTGGCGGTGCGTTCCGGGGATGTTATAATGTAATGGGCGGTATAGATTCTGTAGTGCCGGTCGCCGCCTATGTTCCGGGTTGCCCGGTCAAGCCGGAAGCGCTCATCGACGGCGTGGCCAAACTGTTGGGCGAACTGAACAAAGAGTCGGCCTGA